In Providencia hangzhouensis, the DNA window CTAAATCAGAGACCCCAAATGTCTCACCAATTTTGCCCACGAGTTGCCCACTTTGTGCTACACCTAAGCCTATTAACATAGATGTCATTTGTGAACCATTTGCGTCCCCACTGTCTAAGCCCTCTCCTCTTAATAAGTAAGACAGCGCTTCTTGTTGTGTTTTCGCCGGTTCAGAGAATATTTCTACTTTCGGTTTATCTGCAAGCCCAGTGACCTTCACCCCTGCAATCACGCCATCTGCCGTGTTGTCTGGGTTACGTATAGCTTCTAAGTTTAAGAATGGTTGGTCCGCAGGGCCTGAGAACTGAATTTGCCCCTTACGTACAATCAAATCTTGCCCATAAGCACGGAAACGACCAGCTGGAATATCCACCTGACCATTGATGTGCAAGCCATGGATATTTTGAACCACTTTCAATAAACCCGTCAGGCGCGCTTTTAAGCCAAACGCATCCAATCGAACATCGTTACCAATTTTAATATCCAAATTGGTCTGAATAGGAATGGATGGCGCTTTTTGTTCAATTGGCTGTAAGTTGCTATCTAACATCACCACATCTGAAGATGCGCTTACCGCCGACTCAGGGAGCTCTTGAACAGTAATTCGAGCCCATGGAATATTGACCGTACCATTTAACGTGAGTACCGAAGGTGATGCATCAAATACAATATCCGGTTGAACATCAATTTGGATCATCGGCGGTAAAGAAACACGGAGGTTATTACCTCGCGCCATGATTTTTGCACGCCATGCATCAATATTGCGCCAATCTGCGTCACCATCAATGTTCAGATAGCCCTCTGGCGTGTTTATCTGACCATTCATGACTGAGCTCGTGCCGTTGAAATTAACACCTAAATGACCACTTTTGATATCAAACGGGATCATTGCAGATCTCACTTCTAAACTCGAAAGCGCTAAATTACCATTTAATAACGGGTTATTCGCTGACCCGCCTAAGCGTAGATTTCCACTTAAACGGCCATTCGCCACTTCCTTCTGGCCCAGTAACGGCTTGATTAAATCTAATGTCACCGAATTAATTTCAACATTACCCGACAACAAGCGACGTTTCTCAATATCAGACACTTGGATGTTACCGCGCATCTGTCCGTTATTAGCCAACCCAAATAACCAACTAAGGTCAGCCTTACCATTTTTCAACCCAGCACTTAACGTTAAGGTATCAAAAGCAATAGGCAAACGGGTTCCATCCACGAACTGAACCGCTTTGACATCATTTCCTCGCAAGTCCAGCTTCACTTGTGGCATGCTGCCATCCGCTTTCCAAATGGCATTGGCTTTACCCGTAAATACGCCACTGACTCGAGTATCTTGTGGCATAAATGGTTTAAGCATTGCGAGATCAAAACGTTCTAGCACGATATCCGCGCTACCACTTTTACCCGCTTTAATCGGTTTTGGTACACACAAACGGGCATTCGGGTTAACCCAACAATGTCTGCCAATGGTCACTTCTTGTGTTTGGTTGGCATAATCGAGTGACATTGCTTGGTTTAAGCGCCATTCACCCACCACCGTATCAAATAAGGTATTGGTTAAATTCCCTTTCCACACTTCAGTCTGCCGGTCAAAACTCCCCGCTAATGCTAATTGCCCAGAAACCGGCTCACCCTTCATATTTAATTTTAAAGTGTGCTGTTTTTCACTGCCTTTCGCATCTAAAGTCAGGTTATTGACGACAAGATCGCCTTGTTTTAGCTGACGCAGAACAACGGATAAATCCCCTTTAATTTGTTCGCCTGTTGCCACATTTCCTTTGATAACAACATTTTCGATAGCAAGGTCATCCTGCCACTTCACACCGCGTGCCGTAAGGTCAACAAGGGCTTCTGGTGTTTGTAAATTACCACGTAATTTCACATCACCCGCAATCACACCACCTAAGCCCGGTAGCAAACCATTGAGTGCAGGGGCATTAATTTTGGCATCAAGATTCCATTTATCGGCAAGAGAACCTTTTACATCAACATTGTTTTTACCTAATGCCAAATTAAAGTTCGGAATATCCCATTGGCCTGCTGCGTTACCTTTGGCTTTACCCCGTGCTTTTAAAAGATTATTTTTAACATTACCGTCTAAAATAATTTCAGGAATATCCAACTGCCAGCTGCCACCGTATAAACTTCCGCGAGTGGCAATTTTGCCATCCACTTTAGCAGGCCATTCAGGGTACTGTTTTGCCGTATTAATACCCGAAAGAGTCAATACTGCATTCCAACTAATCGCCTTGCTCCAG includes these proteins:
- the tamB gene encoding autotransporter assembly complex protein TamB is translated as MRWLKWLKWTSLSILLILVLVVAALSWVIGTQSGLHFALNTATRFVPELTIDKIDGDISNLTLSGVKYQMPGVDVNAGKLNLAVRLGCLTSRELCVDNLGTENVTVTVDTTQFPPAEETPPSEPLTELKAPLTIRLNQLALVSTHVNVDGMDIDLAKFTTGVTWEGKAITIIPTDIIDLAINLPETKSDVVAEEKQPEPTPINEQKSLADELKALFSKPLLAELPEVILPVDLNVDGINASNFQLTGATDLKINQLHLSLSNEGQQVLVKQLKVDAPQGNIALSGTATLQDKWPVSLSVVGESRLDDLDGQKVDLSLKGGLIDELKLALNLHGPINAKLDAETDLSQADLPILLTLESDKLTWPLVGDAQYQLDGTRLRLNGRPSAYDMSVRSAITGQDLPPSTLLLDAKGNEEQINLTRLRLAALQGNADITGVADWSKAISWNAVLTLSGINTAKQYPEWPAKVDGKIATRGSLYGGSWQLDIPEIILDGNVKNNLLKARGKAKGNAAGQWDIPNFNLALGKNNVDVKGSLADKWNLDAKINAPALNGLLPGLGGVIAGDVKLRGNLQTPEALVDLTARGVKWQDDLAIENVVIKGNVATGEQIKGDLSVVLRQLKQGDLVVNNLTLDAKGSEKQHTLKLNMKGEPVSGQLALAGSFDRQTEVWKGNLTNTLFDTVVGEWRLNQAMSLDYANQTQEVTIGRHCWVNPNARLCVPKPIKAGKSGSADIVLERFDLAMLKPFMPQDTRVSGVFTGKANAIWKADGSMPQVKLDLRGNDVKAVQFVDGTRLPIAFDTLTLSAGLKNGKADLSWLFGLANNGQMRGNIQVSDIEKRRLLSGNVEINSVTLDLIKPLLGQKEVANGRLSGNLRLGGSANNPLLNGNLALSSLEVRSAMIPFDIKSGHLGVNFNGTSSVMNGQINTPEGYLNIDGDADWRNIDAWRAKIMARGNNLRVSLPPMIQIDVQPDIVFDASPSVLTLNGTVNIPWARITVQELPESAVSASSDVVMLDSNLQPIEQKAPSIPIQTNLDIKIGNDVRLDAFGLKARLTGLLKVVQNIHGLHINGQVDIPAGRFRAYGQDLIVRKGQIQFSGPADQPFLNLEAIRNPDNTADGVIAGVKVTGLADKPKVEIFSEPAKTQQEALSYLLRGEGLDSGDANGSQMTSMLIGLGVAQSGQLVGKIGETFGVSDLAVDTQGVGDGSQVVVSGKITNDLQVKYGVGIFDSLATLTLRYRLMPKLYLEAVSGVNQALDLLYQFEF